The DNA window AGAAAGTGGGACAGCAAAAAGGCAACAGAAAAAGAGGGAGGCAGCGGCGCACGCCGGGTGCGGGGGCCTCGTGGACGAACCGGGTTCGCTTGTCTGTCAAACAGGTACAGACCTCATGCTGCGCCAATTGCGACATGTTTGTCAATTCAATGTGACCTTTTTTCCTGATACCGGTCCACCGTTGCGGCGGGGGCAGCAAAAAGTGTCCAGATCCCGTGGTCCTGAGGCGGCAGGCCGCAGGGCCGGTCCAGCTCAAACCTGCGCTTCGGCCTCGCCCGCCTGCCCCTCGGGGCGCAGCAGCGGGAACAGCAACACGTCGCGGATACTGTCGCTGTCGGTCAGCAGCATCGCCAATCTGTCCATGCCCATGCCCATGCCGGCGGCGGGCGGCATGCCGTATTCCAGGGCCAGCAGGAAGTCCTCGTCCTGTTCGTGGGCCTCATCGTCACCAGCGTCGCGGCGCGCACTCTGGGCCTCGAAGCGGGCGCGCTGGTCCAGGGCGTCGTTCAGCTCGGAATAGATCGGGGCCAGCTCGAAACCAGCCACGAACAGGTCCGCACGCTCGGCCAGATCGGGGCGGCTGCGGTGCGCCTTGACGAGGGGGCTGATCGCCAGCGGCACGTCGGTCACGAAGGTGGGCTGGATCAGGTTGTCCTCGACGTACTCGCCGAACAGCTTGTCCAGTAGCTTGTAATCCGGCACCTTGCGCAGGTCCGGGTGCTTGGCGTCGGTCCACTCGCGCAGTCTGGCGAGGTCCGTCGGCTCGAAGTCCAGCTCTGCCGCCTCCTTCAGCGCGGTCACGAAATCCAGCCGCTTGAACGGCAGGGCGAAGCTGATTTCCTTGCCTTGATACGTGAGCCGATCAGAACCCGTGACTTCCTGCACCAGCCCGGAGACCATCTCCTCTACCAGCCGCATCATGTCCTGGTAGTCGCCATAGGCGAAATACGCCTCCAGCATGGTGAATTCGGGATTGTGGGTGCGGTCGATGCCCTCGTTGCGGTAGTTGCGCCCAATCTCGTAGACGCGCTCGAAGCCGCCCACCAGCAGCCGCTTGAGGTACAGCTCCAGGCTGATGCGCAGGCTGAAATCGTGCGACAGGGCATTGTGGTGCGTCTTGAAGGGCTTGGCCTCGGTGCCGCCCGCCACCACCTGTAGCGTCGGTCCCTCCACCTCCATGAACTCGCGCTCATCCAGAAAGTTGCGGATGTACCGGATGGCACGCGAGCGGGTGCGGAAGGCGGCGCGGCGCTCGGGGTTGATCATCAGGTCCAGGTAGCGGCGGCGGGCGCGCAGTTCCTCGTCCTGGAGGCCGTGAAACTTGCTGGGCAGCGGGTGCAGGCTCTTGACCAGCGGCTGCCACGAGGTCACGCGCAGGGTCAGTTGCCCGGTGCGGGTCACGAAGGGAACTCCGCGCACGCCGATGATGTCGCCCAGATCGATCTTCTTGGTGGGACCAAAGTTCTCGGTGTCCTGTTTCGAGAAATGCAGTTGCAGGCGGCCGTGTTCGTCGGTCAGATCGGCAAACGCCGCCTTGCCCATGTGCCGCAGCAGCGTGACGCGCCCGGCCAGCGCGTAGGTTTCGTCGGGCCAGTCCTGCCCGGCTTCCAGACCATTTTCATCGCTGGCGGGATGGGCAGCCAGCACGTCGCGGGTGCTGTGGGTGCGCGGGTACGAGTACGGCGACGCCTCGAAGCCGGCGGCCACCTGCGCGTCCAGGTTGTTCAGGCGGCTGACCGTTTGCTCGTGCAGATTGTCGGGGCGGGGCGGGCCATCAGGCGCAGGGGTGGCGGGAACATCAGACATGGGGGCGAGTATAGCCGCCGCCGCGTCAGCCACAGGGTTTGTGGCCCCGCCTTCAGCTCTCCTCTCGGCCACAAACCATACTTGCCGCATGCGACTCAACGATGACCTGCTGGTGCTGGAACTGGGCACCGACTTCGGCACTGGCCCCACCCTGCTGCACCCGGTGCTGATCCTGGACGCGCAGGCCGGGCACACCCTGGTGGATACCGGCGTTCCCGGCATGGAGGGGGCAATCGAGGCGGCGCTGGCCGAGGTGGGCGCCACGCTGAAGGACGTCCGCCAGGTGATCGTGACGCACCACGATCTGGATCACATCGGCAGTCTGGAGGCCATCGTGAAGACCAGTGGCGCGCAGGTGTGGGCTTCCGAGCGCGAGACCCCCTTCATTCAGGGCGAGGAATGGCCCCAGAAGATGCCGCCGCAGGAACGGGTGGCGGCCCTGCTGGCCGATCCACAGACCCCGCCCCACGTCCGCGCCCGCCTGAGCCTGCCGCGCGTGGCCGTCAGAGTAGACCGCACCCTGCACGAGGGTGAACGGCTGCCGCTGGCCGGGGGCGTGCGCGTGATCCTGACACCGGGCCACACCCCCGGCCACCTGAGCCTGTACCTGGAAGGCACGGGCACGTTGATTACTGGCGACGCGCTGGTTTCAGAGGGTGGACAGCTTCAGCCCCCCAGGGCGCAGCTCACGCCGGAGATGGCTGCGGCGGGCCAGTCGGTGAACAAGATGGCCGAACTGGACGTGCAGACTGCCGTGACCTACCACGGCGGCGTGGTGCAGGACGATGCGAACGGGCAACTGAGGCGGGTGGCGGAGGGCATGACCACGGCGGGCTGAAGGCCAAAGGCCACAGGCAGAGGACGCGCGACTCAGCCCTCTGCCTGTGGCTGGCCGCCCGCCTCAGTACTCGATGCTCTTGACCTTGTATTTCATCTGCTTGCCGTTGTCCAGGTTGACCACGAAGGCCTCGCCCTTCTTGCGGCCCATCAGTTCCTTGCCCACCGGGCTGTCCTCGCTGACGCGCGGCAGGCTGCCCCCGGTGACGGCTGCCTCGGGGGCGCTGACCACCATGACCTTCGTTTCCTTCTTGGTGGTCTCGTTGCTCAGAACCACGATGGCCCCGAGTTCCACCCGGCCGTCGTTCTCGTGTTCCTCGATGATGGTGGCCAGGCCCAGGGTGTCTTCCAGCTCGTCGATCCG is part of the Deinococcus radiopugnans ATCC 19172 genome and encodes:
- the lysS gene encoding lysine--tRNA ligase, which produces MSDVPATPAPDGPPRPDNLHEQTVSRLNNLDAQVAAGFEASPYSYPRTHSTRDVLAAHPASDENGLEAGQDWPDETYALAGRVTLLRHMGKAAFADLTDEHGRLQLHFSKQDTENFGPTKKIDLGDIIGVRGVPFVTRTGQLTLRVTSWQPLVKSLHPLPSKFHGLQDEELRARRRYLDLMINPERRAAFRTRSRAIRYIRNFLDEREFMEVEGPTLQVVAGGTEAKPFKTHHNALSHDFSLRISLELYLKRLLVGGFERVYEIGRNYRNEGIDRTHNPEFTMLEAYFAYGDYQDMMRLVEEMVSGLVQEVTGSDRLTYQGKEISFALPFKRLDFVTALKEAAELDFEPTDLARLREWTDAKHPDLRKVPDYKLLDKLFGEYVEDNLIQPTFVTDVPLAISPLVKAHRSRPDLAERADLFVAGFELAPIYSELNDALDQRARFEAQSARRDAGDDEAHEQDEDFLLALEYGMPPAAGMGMGMDRLAMLLTDSDSIRDVLLFPLLRPEGQAGEAEAQV
- a CDS encoding MBL fold metallo-hydrolase, which produces MRLNDDLLVLELGTDFGTGPTLLHPVLILDAQAGHTLVDTGVPGMEGAIEAALAEVGATLKDVRQVIVTHHDLDHIGSLEAIVKTSGAQVWASERETPFIQGEEWPQKMPPQERVAALLADPQTPPHVRARLSLPRVAVRVDRTLHEGERLPLAGGVRVILTPGHTPGHLSLYLEGTGTLITGDALVSEGGQLQPPRAQLTPEMAAAGQSVNKMAELDVQTAVTYHGGVVQDDANGQLRRVAEGMTTAG
- a CDS encoding GreA/GreB family elongation factor; the encoded protein is MTQATKTVRLTREGYERLQRALGQEQARLAEATRILQEQMETSSDTEDTGLEDAKREKMNIEARIDELEDTLGLATIIEEHENDGRVELGAIVVLSNETTKKETKVMVVSAPEAAVTGGSLPRVSEDSPVGKELMGRKKGEAFVVNLDNGKQMKYKVKSIEY